One window of bacterium genomic DNA carries:
- a CDS encoding YggS family pyridoxal phosphate-dependent enzyme: MIDVAENMAHLADGVATACARAGRSAAGVAVVAVTKRIPLPLVVDACRAGQVCLGENRIQDALPRQGELAELLRGAGVGDLRVAWHFIGNLQGNKVRKAVGRFELLHAVDSLRLAERISDVAAEGSLTQPVLLEVNVGAEPQKHGLNRREALDAAVAASGLPGLALRGFMCMARFGAPESELRRTFAALRGLADEAREASGLPLPELSMGMSDDFEAAIAEGSTMIRVGTAIFGPRETAR; this comes from the coding sequence ATGATCGACGTCGCGGAGAACATGGCCCATCTCGCAGACGGGGTCGCGACGGCCTGCGCGCGCGCGGGACGTTCCGCCGCAGGGGTCGCGGTGGTGGCGGTCACCAAGCGCATCCCCCTGCCGCTGGTGGTCGACGCCTGTCGGGCCGGCCAGGTCTGCCTCGGCGAGAACCGTATCCAGGACGCCCTGCCGCGCCAGGGGGAACTGGCGGAGCTCCTGCGGGGGGCCGGTGTCGGGGACCTTCGCGTCGCCTGGCATTTCATAGGCAACCTTCAGGGCAACAAGGTGCGCAAGGCGGTCGGGCGCTTCGAGCTGCTGCACGCCGTGGACTCGCTGCGGCTCGCCGAGAGGATCTCCGACGTCGCCGCCGAGGGCTCCCTGACGCAGCCGGTGTTGCTGGAGGTGAACGTCGGCGCGGAGCCGCAGAAGCACGGCCTGAACCGGCGGGAGGCGCTCGACGCGGCCGTGGCGGCGTCCGGCCTGCCGGGCCTGGCCCTGCGGGGTTTCATGTGCATGGCGCGTTTCGGCGCTCCCGAGAGCGAGCTGCGCCGCACCTTCGCCGCACTGCGAGGACTGGCCGACGAGGCCCGCGAGGCTAGCGGCCTGCCCCTGCCCGAGTTGAGCATGGGCATGTCCGACGATTTCGAAGCCGCCATCGCCGAGGGGTCCACGATGATCCGTGTCGGTACGGCCATATTCGGCCCTCGCGAAACGGCCCGCTGA